ATTGCCTAGGGCTGGTTGGGATGGGTTGAGGGAGGGGTCAGTAAGGAGAAATGGGAAGTAACTGCTAATGGGGACTAATGGGTACAGGGCTTCTTTCCAGGGTGATGAAATTGTTCCAAAATTGATTGTGGTAAtaattgcacaactctgtaaatatactaaaaaaaaaaaatcattgaattgtacactttaaacagatTATTTggatggtatataaattatatctccataaGACTGCTATTAAAGTAAACTGCAGCACATGCAATTCTAGCTCTGCTTATGGTTGTTAAAAAGACATCCTAAAAGCACAGCTTGGTAATTCATCTAGGAAAGCGATGGAGCTGCCCAACATTGTGACAAGTTAGGAGCCAGACACGATCAGCCTGGAATAATCATGGAAAAATCACAACCTCCGGAGAGAGAAGTCATTGTTTAATGTAAGTTGTGATGCATACCTTATGGAGGACACAGAACACCAGAGAGTCTCACATTCTCTCTCTATTCTGCTATGAGAATTTTTCCCTAAACCATCCAGGTTGTGGGACAAATGTCAGAGAAGTTATGTAGAAGCTGACTTTTATCAATCCTAAAAAGttaactttccatttcttcactAAGCTATAGTCACACTGGCCTTCCTCATGTTTTGCTGAGCTCTActtacctcagggcctttgtacctgctgttcTCCCCATATGAAGTCCTCACTTGTCCCCAGGTCTCCACCTGGCTGGCTCCTCATCAGGGCAGCCTCTGCTCCaatgtcactttctcaggaaAATTCCTCAGCTCCTTCTAGCTGCAAtatgctccccctcccccacataaACCCTGTCTCATTGCCCCGCTGTATTTTCCCCACAGCACTTGGTACTGTCTGAAATCCTCATGTGTTTATCAGTTTATTGTCTTCCTCCCCCAACAGAGGGCAAGCTCCATGAGGACGGGGACCACGGGATTGCCCAGTGCCTGCAAAGCTACCAGATAGGCAGTGAGTGCTCAGTAGAGATTTACTGAGTAAGTGATCTCCACGGTGCAAGTCATAATTAACTCTGTAAACAACACCCGAAAGGTCAGTCTCGGTACCTTGAGATCACACCTCAGACAGGAGGCCAGGGACATTGACCTTCCAGAAAACAGTCTGTAGCTGCCTCCCGGCTGAAAGGGCAAACGGCTCAGACCGAAAACCCAGTTGGCCACCCAGGACTGCTCTCGCACTAATCTTCCCTCACCGTGGTCCCAGGTCAGGTGGCAGAGCAGCTCAGGGGCCTTTCCTTTGGGTGTATAAATAAGTCTGGGCTCGCTGCTGATCCCAGAGTGGCCTACATGGCAACTTGCCCTCAGCTTGCTCAGTTAGAAGGACTGCTCACCGGAACGACAGCAAACAATAGCCACGCAGAGAgcaccccagcccagccacctgCGTCGGTGTGGTCGCACATGCACCACGCATCCTGACCCCGGTCTCTACAGAAGCAGTTCATCCCAATCACGCCCCAAGTTAGGAATTGGTCCATCCTAACTCGAAACGGCAATCTGGCTTAGTTTTCTCGTTAAGTTGTTAAGTCGTTTCTTTCAAGTGAACACTTAAAAGAATCACTCATGCTTCACACGCTGTAGAGTGCTGGTCACTCAATCCCAGGAAAGACGTGTTTACCTGGCCACCTAGCCACCTAGCCCGGGCCACATACACCCACACAGGCCATGGGTGTTGTCACCACTTATCAAAACAATCCTTTTCCAGCCCTACTGAAGGTAGTCACACGTCCCTAACCTCACAGAACTACTCCTGTCTTCTGGATGTTTATAACGTCTTAGACGGATACGACTCCTTTCTGTTATCCATCTTCCTTTAAGTATTAGTTCAGTTCATATAATATTCACAGATTTTCCATGTGATCTGCAAAGCAGACGGCATtaattccatttctgttttttccttgatTCTGTTCTGTTTGCATGCAGGAGGAGAATGAGATCCAGGGAGGTGAACTCTCTTGCCCGGAGGTCACATAACTGTTCAGGAGCCAGACAGTAGGAACACTTAGTCCAGTGAGCTTCCCTCCGCATCTGTGCTTCTCAAACCGTAGTGTGCGTGTGAATCACTGGGGATCTGGTTACAGCGCAGACTTGGAATTGAACAGGTCTGGGAGGACTAGGATCCTGCGTGATTCACAAGCTCCCAGGAGTTGCTGCTACTGGTGGTCCTCAGAACATCTTTCCCCAAACCCTTCAGAACACCCCAGGCGTGCCCATCCTAATACTGCCCCCAACTGCAGTGGCACCATCTGGGTCTTCACTCATTTCCCCCACTAACCTGTGACCTCACGAGAGCAGGAACAATGCTTGATTCACTACTTTGACCTGGCCAcccagcaccatgcctggcaAAAACGAACCAAATAGTTttgaagaatgaaggaaaagcaACCTATTTCCAATTACAAAGCCACAGTGACTGCATATTAAGACTCTGATTTCTTACTGAAAAACAATAGTCATCAAGTATCCTTTGTTGTCTCGAGTGGCATGATGATATCTAGTTGTAATTGCCGGGCCCCAAAATAACATCACCAAAAAAGAGCTGGATAGGGGCAACTTGTTTATACCTACACTTGCTGCAGAACTCTGCCAGGGTCCCATGGGGGACGATCACATCCTTGGACCAACGGGATGGGTTAATGCGAGGTCATTCTAAGGGCAAGGGGCGGTCACGCTGCCTCCGCTCCCACCTGAGGATGCTGACACCACAGTCCTCCATGGATTAGCATTTTCCATGTGCCAGGGACTCAGCTAAGCACTTTGCACCTGTCATCCCATGTCATCCTTGCCACAAACCTATGAAACAGGCActtattttataggtaaggaagcCAAGACATCAGGTTATTAAACTCTAAGAGGTGAGGCCAAGATTTGGCCCAAGACAGTCTAGCTTCAGAGTCAGCACTTCTAACCACGTAGTCGACTGCCTGGAAGCACACGGGGAAAAGAAACAATTGTCAGAACCTGTGAGTGACTTGACTCCCTTGTCAGCAAACCCCATAAATGACTCAAACACATCCCAAAGAGAGAGAACTAGGGAGAAACACATCACATGCACATTAGATCCAAAAGATAGTGTCCAAAAATATAGTGTAGGGGAAAAGCAAGAATTTTCTGTTACAGCAGACGCCCACATGGCTTGCCTCTATTTGGCTTATGGTTAAATATATAACACCACCGAAAGGTTAAGTAAGAGTCAGTGAAGTAATAAGTCTCAAAGTTCCCAGATTCCTTTCACACTTCATTAGGTCTCTCACGAAACCTTGCAGTAATGATTGGGCCAAAACTGAGAAGGTGGCCATCACATGGAAGAGATCAGGATTTTGTGAAGCATGTGTGTCCaatataaaaagtcaaaaagtctAAAGGACAGAGAGAACTTTGTTTTTCAAGGGCTTAAAGAACAAACGAAGTTCAACAGTTACATTTTAACACTGTCAGAACATGAGGGCATCAAGAAAACCAGGGAAGAGAATCCACTGTCAAATTGCATAGGAGAAAAACAGGCTCTcttttcaacagatttttttaaatgtgaagtaAGCAAATAAGTCGGGGCAATACTGAAATATAGCCATAGGTTCCTGAATAAAACAGTATTGTGAAAAGAAAGTTGAGCTCTGCAGGTTGGTTTTTCATCAcacttgttttattattatttatctttttgaaagcAACATGATGGGATGGATTGTGAAGGCCCAAGATCTGGTTCTGACACTTCCTAGGTATGGTCTCAAGCTGGCCCAATTCTTCCAGgattcagtgtcttcatctgtgaaatggggacaactCACTCCTGCCTCCCAGGATACTGCGAGCCTCACGCTAAATGACACATCGTCAGCATTTAGTCCCAAGTAGAAAATCCACACAAGATGCgccctgttttctctcctcttataagttctgttttcctgaaagaatctcttttaagatttttagtCTTAACTCTTAAGTTTTTGTTGGTAGAAACATAAAATTGTTGAGGATTAAGGAAAACAATCTACCTACACACAGATGAAATGTGTATGTAGGAAAATGAGCATAAACTATTAGGATATCATAAGGAAAGACTATCTTATGTTAAGCTCCGTgtgttaaaaatagaactatattaaatttcaCATAGGTATGCATCcttaaaaaaacaacttcattCATAATTACACCTACAGATTTTAGTCAATCTCTCGACTAACAATCATGGTAAAACATCAAGAAGTTTTAGGATCAGCAGTgtagatttgggggaaaagaaattcCATTTCAAGTTACGTGACTTTTATAAACCATAAAGTACTAAAAAATACGCAATATTGTTTCTATTGCAATGTCCTGTTGGCTTCTAGAATAACGGAAGATGTCACCAAATTAAAACCACTCAAcatattaaattacaaaattttatttgctgGAGTTCAACACAGAATTCAAATGCAAAGTAAGGGAAGTCAGCTTCTATGAAGTTATAACAACATATATAATAGACAGGAAGTCAACAaagattacaaataaaatttttagaagtctTCCCACAATTTCATCTTCCAGACTTGTGGGGGTAGTAGTAGAAATTAATATCCAATTTTTACACATCATATCCAAAATGCTCGTGCTCcctagagggaaaaaagagaaaatatccttAAGTGAACACATTTTATACTCCTGATTCTTTAAACTCAATCTAATATTTGCACTGTAAAGAAATAGTGATGAAGAATTGTCTTTCAGCCAGGACTCTGTATGTATTTGTAACCAACCAATGAACTAAAATATCTTCTCCGTAAGGAGTCAAAATATTGTCACCTGCTCATTTTGGCCACTTTAATGCCATAATCACAGATTGTTCTATATGCCAAACttgcctttctttcttaaaaaaaaaaaaacaaaaaaacagcccaAGGAACTATAATTATCAT
This genomic interval from Camelus ferus isolate YT-003-E chromosome 11, BCGSAC_Cfer_1.0, whole genome shotgun sequence contains the following:
- the MRLN gene encoding myoregulin; protein product: MMCKNWILISTTTPTSLEDEIVGRLLKILFVIFVDFLSIIYVVITS